The following coding sequences lie in one Desulfuribacillus stibiiarsenatis genomic window:
- a CDS encoding acetate/propionate family kinase, with product MKLLVLNCGSSSLKYQVFNMQDESVLASGRVERIGMEDAILTHEPAGKEKIKQVKQILEHKTAILEVLEVLRSKQAGVIQDFSEISAVGHRIVHGGEDFSASVLITPEVMNTITECIDLAPLHNPANILGIEAARESMPDTPQVAVFDTAFHQTMPKKAFLYPIPMQLYKKYKVRRYGFHGTSHKYVSEKALEILNIPLESSKIISCHIGNGGSVTAILDGKSLDTSMGMTPLEGLMMGTRSGDIDPAAVLYIMNKEEYTLQDINSMLNKHSGLIGISGISSDMREIEEGLLNGNENATLAFDMYEYRIRKYIGAYAAAMNGVDVLIFTAGVGENSPILRKKICENLTYLGVELDSQANEIFSKSARMVSTPNSKVKVLVIPTNEELVIARDTQRIVSS from the coding sequence GTGAAATTATTAGTACTAAACTGTGGAAGCTCATCTTTAAAATATCAAGTATTTAATATGCAGGATGAATCTGTTTTAGCAAGTGGAAGAGTAGAAAGAATCGGTATGGAAGATGCGATATTAACACATGAGCCAGCAGGTAAAGAAAAGATTAAACAAGTAAAACAAATCCTTGAGCATAAGACTGCAATTCTTGAGGTATTAGAAGTACTAAGAAGCAAGCAAGCAGGAGTAATTCAAGATTTTTCTGAAATATCCGCCGTTGGACACAGGATTGTCCATGGAGGGGAGGATTTTTCTGCTTCAGTTTTAATTACACCAGAAGTCATGAACACTATCACAGAATGCATTGATCTTGCTCCATTACATAATCCGGCAAACATATTAGGGATCGAAGCTGCACGAGAATCTATGCCTGATACACCACAAGTAGCTGTATTTGACACAGCTTTTCATCAGACCATGCCAAAGAAAGCGTTTCTATATCCAATACCAATGCAGCTATACAAAAAATATAAAGTTCGAAGATATGGGTTCCACGGTACTTCCCATAAATACGTATCCGAAAAAGCTTTAGAAATCCTTAATATTCCACTTGAAAGCTCAAAAATCATTTCTTGTCATATTGGTAATGGCGGAAGCGTCACCGCTATCTTAGATGGGAAGTCTCTTGATACTTCTATGGGCATGACACCATTGGAAGGATTAATGATGGGAACTCGTTCAGGAGATATTGACCCAGCGGCTGTTTTGTATATAATGAATAAAGAGGAGTATACATTACAAGACATTAATTCTATGCTAAATAAACATAGTGGTCTTATAGGTATCTCTGGAATTAGTAGTGATATGAGAGAAATTGAAGAAGGATTATTAAATGGCAATGAAAATGCAACATTAGCATTTGATATGTATGAGTATAGAATTCGAAAATACATTGGTGCTTATGCTGCCGCCATGAATGGGGTAGATGTTCTTATATTCACTGCAGGTGTTGGGGAGAACTCTCCGATTTTACGGAAGAAAATTTGCGAAAATCTTACATACTTAGGAGTAGAGTTGGATTCACAAGCAAATGAAATTTTCTCTAAATCGGCAAGGATGGTTAGCACACCAAACTCTAAAGTGAAGGTTTTAGTAATACCGACTAATGAGGAACTTGTAATCGCAAGAGATACACAGAGAATCGTTAGTTCATAA
- a CDS encoding AAA family ATPase, whose amino-acid sequence MTKEIIIGIIPAVFIFLIIIGVNVTPLLLFFIIISGVLFYIYTKDGFANFTKQDYRIKNTESNFDDIGGQKRAKRELKEALDFIINAKSYKKIGIRPLKGLMLVGPPGTGKTLLAKASANFTNSVFLAASGSEFVEMYVGMGAKRIRDLFNSAYKIAEREQKSSAIIFIDEIDVIGQKRESGMGNKEYDQTLNQLLTEMDGLKEHDSVQILIIAATNRVDILDPALLRPGRFDRKVIVDLPDREGRAQIIKIHAKNKPIDSEVTIEYIVSKTFGFSGAELESLLNEASILSLRDDKDTITKDHISEAIDKVLMGEKTDRKASIKELERIAYHELGHAIISEEVNPGTVDYISITPRGGALGYVRHSQQEDHYLYTREMIEKQIMIALAGSVAELEFLGSKSTGAQNDFQKAVDLSKKIINSGLSSIGIIDEKLNKKEINDEINSIIKNLEERTTLLIQKRRNVITGIFKKIMELESLDGDDLRDLISKYKQ is encoded by the coding sequence ATGACAAAAGAGATAATTATCGGAATTATTCCTGCAGTTTTTATTTTTCTTATCATTATTGGTGTCAATGTTACTCCATTATTGTTATTTTTCATCATCATTAGCGGAGTGTTATTTTATATTTATACTAAGGATGGTTTTGCGAACTTCACGAAGCAAGATTATCGAATAAAAAATACTGAATCCAATTTTGACGATATAGGTGGTCAAAAACGCGCAAAAAGGGAATTAAAAGAAGCTTTAGATTTTATTATAAATGCTAAAAGCTATAAAAAAATAGGTATAAGACCGTTAAAAGGCCTTATGTTAGTGGGTCCTCCTGGAACAGGTAAGACGTTATTAGCGAAAGCCTCGGCGAATTTTACTAACTCTGTATTTTTAGCTGCAAGTGGTTCGGAATTTGTAGAAATGTATGTAGGGATGGGCGCGAAAAGAATCCGCGATCTTTTTAATAGTGCGTATAAGATTGCTGAAAGAGAACAAAAATCTAGCGCAATCATCTTTATTGATGAAATTGATGTAATTGGACAAAAAAGAGAATCAGGAATGGGCAACAAAGAATATGATCAGACACTGAATCAGTTATTAACCGAAATGGATGGTTTGAAAGAACACGATTCTGTCCAGATTCTTATCATAGCAGCAACAAACCGAGTCGATATTCTAGACCCAGCGTTACTTCGTCCTGGTAGATTTGACAGAAAAGTTATCGTTGATTTGCCAGATCGTGAAGGTCGCGCTCAGATTATCAAGATCCATGCTAAGAATAAACCTATTGATTCAGAGGTGACGATAGAATATATCGTATCCAAAACGTTTGGGTTTTCTGGAGCAGAATTAGAAAGCTTACTAAACGAAGCTAGTATATTATCTTTGCGAGATGATAAGGATACGATTACCAAAGACCATATTTCAGAAGCGATTGATAAGGTACTTATGGGGGAGAAAACCGATCGCAAAGCTTCTATTAAGGAATTAGAGCGCATCGCGTATCATGAATTAGGACATGCTATAATATCTGAAGAAGTAAATCCAGGTACTGTTGACTATATTTCAATAACCCCTAGGGGTGGAGCATTAGGGTATGTTCGGCATTCACAACAAGAAGATCACTATTTATACACAAGAGAAATGATTGAAAAGCAAATTATGATTGCTCTTGCTGGCTCGGTCGCCGAGCTAGAATTTTTAGGTAGTAAAAGTACTGGGGCGCAAAATGATTTTCAAAAAGCAGTCGATCTGTCCAAAAAAATCATTAACTCAGGTTTATCTTCAATAGGTATTATTGATGAGAAACTGAATAAAAAAGAGATTAATGATGAAATAAATTCCATAATTAAAAACCTTGAAGAGCGAACTACGCTGCTGATACAGAAACGTAGGAATGTAATAACAGGTATATTTAAAAAAATTATGGAGTTAGAATCACTTGACGGAGACGACTTGCGAGATTTAATTTCAAAATATAAACAATAA
- a CDS encoding pyridoxal phosphate-dependent aminotransferase encodes MKLSKRVETLTPSTTLAITAKAKELKQQGINVISFGAGEPDYNTPEHIIEVAYQSMKDGQTKYTPAAGLPELRKAICAKLKADNNLQYEVANVCVCSGAKHALYNIFQVICNPGDEVIIPIPFWVSYPEQVKLASAVPVYVEGIESNLFKITAEQLGASITDKTKALILNSPSNPSGTVYSKEELEAIAAVCVEKDILVISDEIYEKLVYDGTEHVSIASLNDEIFKRTLVVNGVSKPYSMTGWRIGYVAGDKEIINAIIDLSSHSTSNPTTMAQWATLEAITGTQEPLNEMVLEFDKRRKAMVDLLNQIDGISCAMPTGAFYAYANVQELLTDDVKTADAWAAKLLEEANVAVIPGSAFGSDIHIRLSYATSMKNIEAGIQRIKEYVEASNK; translated from the coding sequence ATGAAACTTTCTAAGCGTGTAGAGACACTAACGCCATCAACTACATTAGCAATCACGGCAAAAGCGAAGGAATTAAAGCAGCAAGGAATCAATGTTATTAGTTTTGGAGCTGGGGAGCCAGATTATAACACACCTGAACATATCATTGAAGTTGCTTATCAATCAATGAAAGATGGTCAAACAAAGTACACTCCTGCTGCCGGGTTACCAGAGTTACGCAAGGCAATTTGTGCGAAACTTAAAGCAGACAATAATTTACAATATGAAGTTGCTAATGTATGTGTATGTAGTGGTGCGAAACATGCTTTGTATAACATTTTTCAAGTCATTTGTAATCCTGGTGATGAGGTAATTATACCGATTCCTTTCTGGGTGAGTTACCCTGAGCAAGTAAAACTAGCTTCAGCTGTTCCCGTTTATGTGGAGGGGATAGAATCTAATCTGTTTAAAATTACTGCTGAGCAACTAGGTGCATCTATTACTGATAAAACAAAAGCATTAATTCTTAATTCGCCAAGTAATCCTTCTGGAACTGTATACTCTAAAGAGGAATTAGAAGCAATTGCAGCAGTTTGTGTAGAGAAGGATATATTAGTTATTTCTGATGAAATATATGAAAAGCTTGTCTATGACGGAACGGAGCACGTAAGCATTGCAAGCCTAAATGATGAAATATTCAAACGAACATTAGTAGTAAACGGTGTATCAAAACCATATTCCATGACTGGCTGGAGAATTGGTTATGTAGCAGGTGATAAGGAAATAATTAATGCGATTATTGACTTATCAAGCCATAGCACATCCAATCCCACTACAATGGCTCAATGGGCTACATTAGAAGCCATTACTGGAACCCAAGAACCGCTAAATGAGATGGTTCTAGAGTTTGATAAACGCAGAAAAGCTATGGTTGATTTATTGAATCAAATCGATGGTATTTCTTGCGCAATGCCTACTGGTGCTTTTTATGCATATGCTAACGTACAAGAACTTTTAACTGATGATGTGAAAACTGCAGATGCATGGGCTGCAAAGTTATTAGAAGAAGCAAATGTTGCGGTTATTCCAGGATCTGCTTTTGGTTCTGACATTCATATTCGCCTATCGTACGCAACAAGTATGAAAAATATTGAAGCTGGTATCCAAAGAATTAAGGAATACGTAGAAGCATCAAATAAGTAG